The following are encoded in a window of Methylicorpusculum oleiharenae genomic DNA:
- the ribH gene encoding 6,7-dimethyl-8-ribityllumazine synthase, with product MSAIKTFEGQLSAKGGKFCIVASRFNSFIVEQLEMGAIDTLVRHGADKADLCLIKAPGAFELPMVVQRAAATKKYDAIIALGAVIRGGTPHFEYVAGECVKGLAMVSLQYDIPVSFGVLTVDSIEQAIERAGTKAGNKGAEAAMSALEMVSLFKNLENV from the coding sequence ATGTCAGCTATAAAAACCTTTGAAGGGCAGTTGTCTGCTAAAGGCGGAAAATTCTGTATCGTTGCCTCAAGATTCAACAGCTTCATTGTGGAGCAATTGGAAATGGGGGCTATTGATACGCTGGTTCGGCATGGCGCCGACAAAGCCGATCTCTGTTTGATCAAGGCTCCCGGCGCATTCGAACTACCCATGGTGGTGCAGCGAGCGGCTGCCACTAAAAAATATGATGCGATAATCGCACTGGGTGCAGTGATACGTGGTGGTACTCCGCATTTCGAATACGTTGCCGGTGAATGTGTGAAAGGTTTGGCGATGGTGTCTCTGCAATACGATATACCCGTCAGTTTTGGCGTATTAACCGTCGATTCGATTGAGCAAGCCATAGAAAGAGCGGGAACAAAAGCCGGAAATAAAGGGGCTGAAGCGGCTATGTCCGCATTGGAAATGGTCAGTTTATTCAAAAATCTGGAAAACGTTTAA
- the ribBA gene encoding bifunctional 3,4-dihydroxy-2-butanone-4-phosphate synthase/GTP cyclohydrolase II, producing the protein MNTIEEIIEDLRQGKMVIIMDDEDRENEGDLVMAASFVRSEDINFMARYGRGLICLTLTTERCKQLRLPLMVNENKTAHSTNFTVSIEAATGVTTGISAADRARTIQCAVATDAKAEDLVQPGHIFPLMAQSGGVLNRAGHTEAGCDLARLAGVEPASVIVEILNDDGSMARRPDLEKFADQHQLKIGTIADLIHYRIQNENTLERISECNFPTEFGDFRLYAYQDRNDNKLHLALVMGKVAGDEPVLVRVHARNLLDDLFSSKRNENSVSLREAMRIVSAAGKGVIVVIRQNEDNKSLVEHIHQYRMQDNGIAPQPAMVGTDNWRMTGTGSRILADLGVRKLKVIGTQKKYLGLSGFNLEVTDYADQDS; encoded by the coding sequence ATGAATACCATAGAAGAAATTATAGAGGACCTGCGCCAAGGCAAAATGGTCATTATCATGGACGATGAGGATAGGGAAAATGAAGGCGATCTGGTCATGGCTGCCTCATTCGTCAGATCCGAGGATATCAATTTTATGGCGCGTTACGGTAGAGGATTGATTTGTCTGACCTTAACGACTGAGCGGTGCAAACAGTTGCGGCTGCCGTTGATGGTCAACGAAAATAAAACGGCCCATTCGACTAATTTTACCGTCTCTATTGAAGCCGCTACCGGTGTAACAACCGGTATTTCTGCGGCTGACCGGGCCAGAACGATTCAATGTGCCGTAGCAACCGATGCAAAAGCCGAAGATTTAGTCCAGCCGGGGCATATTTTTCCATTAATGGCGCAATCCGGCGGCGTGTTGAACCGGGCTGGTCACACGGAAGCTGGGTGCGATCTGGCAAGGCTTGCAGGCGTAGAGCCGGCCTCCGTTATTGTTGAAATTTTAAACGATGACGGTAGCATGGCAAGGCGTCCTGATCTTGAGAAATTTGCAGATCAACATCAATTAAAAATCGGCACCATTGCCGATTTAATTCATTACCGGATACAAAACGAAAATACACTTGAGCGAATCAGCGAATGTAATTTTCCAACTGAGTTTGGTGATTTCCGTCTTTATGCATACCAGGACAGGAATGACAATAAGTTACACCTGGCGTTGGTGATGGGTAAAGTCGCCGGGGATGAACCGGTTCTGGTCAGAGTCCATGCGCGCAATTTACTGGATGATTTATTCTCATCAAAGCGTAATGAAAATAGCGTGTCGTTGCGTGAAGCGATGCGGATTGTCTCGGCAGCAGGCAAGGGTGTCATTGTCGTGATTCGCCAAAATGAAGACAATAAATCCCTGGTGGAACATATTCATCAATACCGGATGCAGGATAATGGCATTGCTCCGCAACCCGCTATGGTAGGCACAGACAATTGGCGTATGACCGGAACCGGTTCACGCATTTTAGCGGATCTGGGTGTCAGAAAGTTAAAAGTGATAGGAACACAGAAAAAGTATCTGGGATTGTCCGGTTTCAATCTGGAAGTGACCGATTATGCAGATCAGGACAGTTAA
- a CDS encoding riboflavin synthase: MFTGIILAIGQVSAITPKEGDVRLKIQTGKLPMSAVQLGDSIAVNGVCLTAVELGTDYFIADVSNETLSRTTLNEAKTGSPVNLELALTPSTRMGGHIVSGHVDGIGTILDKKSDGRSWRFRVEAPNTIAKYIAEKGSICIDGISLTVNEVEGAVFGINIVPHTLKETTLGTSHIGTKVNLEVDLLARYMERLLQGGSAESSEYTGGVTEQLLINSGFFKHQ; encoded by the coding sequence ATGTTTACAGGTATTATTTTGGCAATAGGGCAGGTCTCGGCCATCACGCCTAAAGAGGGTGACGTCCGTCTTAAGATTCAAACGGGCAAGTTGCCGATGTCTGCGGTTCAGCTCGGCGATAGTATCGCGGTTAACGGTGTCTGTCTGACGGCGGTAGAACTGGGTACTGATTATTTTATTGCCGATGTGTCTAATGAAACGCTGTCTCGCACAACGCTAAATGAAGCTAAAACAGGTTCGCCTGTCAATCTGGAACTGGCATTAACGCCCTCGACCCGGATGGGCGGTCATATTGTCAGTGGTCATGTCGACGGCATAGGCACGATTCTCGATAAAAAATCAGACGGGCGTTCCTGGCGTTTTCGTGTCGAGGCACCCAATACAATTGCCAAATATATTGCCGAAAAAGGATCTATCTGTATTGATGGCATCAGTTTGACGGTTAACGAAGTTGAAGGCGCCGTGTTTGGTATTAATATCGTGCCTCATACACTAAAGGAAACAACATTGGGTACCAGTCACATTGGTACAAAAGTCAACCTGGAAGTGGATCTTCTGGCTCGTTACATGGAGCGCTTACTCCAGGGCGGTAGTGCCGAGTCATCAGAATATACGGGCGGTGTTACCGAACAATTGCTCATAAACAGCGGATTTTTTAAACATCAATGA
- the ribD gene encoding bifunctional diaminohydroxyphosphoribosylaminopyrimidine deaminase/5-amino-6-(5-phosphoribosylamino)uracil reductase RibD produces MARAIKLAQKGVYTTDPNPRVGCVLVKDGQILGEGWHKKAGEGHAEVEALKNAGDVSGATAYVTLEPCSHYGKTPPCAEALISAKVARVVVAMQDPNPLVSGRGISNLRAAGIEVRCHVLEEDAQKLNPGFIKRMQTGLPYIRSKLAMSLDGRTALASGESKWITSPQARSDVHKLRARSSAIMTGINTVLADDPQLNARIDKPLVQPLRVVLDSQLKMPVNANMLKIPGRTVVLTCCDDEKKAQLLEQSGCEIVRIGQQGAVVDLSAALKFLGTLQINELLIEAGAILNGALLKQNCVDEWIVYQAMCVLGDKGRGLFSLPELTGMAGRKQLKLVDVRPVGPDLRLSLTQLI; encoded by the coding sequence ATGGCGCGAGCAATCAAGCTTGCCCAAAAAGGCGTATACACAACTGACCCTAATCCACGCGTTGGTTGTGTTTTAGTTAAAGACGGACAGATTTTGGGTGAAGGCTGGCACAAAAAGGCCGGTGAGGGACATGCTGAAGTAGAGGCGCTAAAAAATGCGGGCGACGTATCCGGTGCCACAGCTTATGTGACCCTGGAGCCCTGCAGTCACTATGGTAAGACGCCACCTTGCGCGGAGGCTTTGATCAGTGCAAAAGTCGCTCGTGTTGTTGTCGCCATGCAAGACCCCAATCCGCTGGTATCCGGACGAGGTATCTCAAATTTAAGAGCGGCGGGCATTGAAGTTCGTTGTCATGTTTTGGAAGAAGATGCCCAAAAGCTTAATCCTGGCTTCATCAAGCGGATGCAGACGGGCTTGCCGTATATTCGCAGTAAATTGGCCATGAGTCTGGATGGGCGGACTGCGCTGGCCAGCGGCGAAAGCAAATGGATTACCTCGCCACAGGCCCGGTCCGATGTTCATAAGCTTAGAGCGAGAAGCTCAGCTATTATGACCGGAATCAATACCGTTCTGGCTGATGACCCGCAATTGAATGCCCGCATTGATAAACCGCTGGTGCAGCCATTACGCGTGGTTCTGGATTCGCAGTTAAAAATGCCTGTCAACGCGAACATGTTAAAAATTCCTGGGCGCACGGTTGTTTTAACCTGTTGTGATGATGAAAAAAAAGCACAATTACTGGAACAGTCCGGTTGTGAAATTGTCAGAATCGGCCAACAAGGTGCAGTTGTTGATTTGTCTGCCGCATTAAAATTTTTGGGGACCCTGCAAATCAACGAGTTGCTCATTGAGGCGGGGGCAATTTTAAACGGTGCCTTACTGAAGCAAAACTGCGTCGATGAATGGATTGTTTACCAGGCAATGTGTGTATTGGGCGATAAAGGTCGGGGATTATTTTCGCTGCCCGAGTTGACCGGTATGGCCGGAAGAAAACAACTCAAACTGGTTGATGTTCGGCCTGTTGGTCCCGATCTCCGGCTCAGTTTGACTCAATTAATTTAA
- the nrdR gene encoding transcriptional regulator NrdR, with translation MRCPFCGTQDTRVVDSRLSNEGDQVRRRRECIVCKERFTTYEFVELSLPRIVKRGGAREPFDENKLRSGMLRALEKRPVGSDAIEAAINRIKKELMAKGEREVTANELGEKVMRELSELDHVAFVRFASVYRSFQDISEFTDMINHLQKK, from the coding sequence ATGCGATGTCCATTTTGTGGGACACAAGACACCCGGGTCGTTGATTCAAGACTTTCTAACGAAGGCGACCAAGTACGCAGGCGGCGTGAATGCATTGTCTGTAAAGAACGATTCACTACTTATGAGTTTGTCGAATTAAGCTTGCCAAGAATTGTAAAACGAGGCGGGGCAAGAGAACCTTTTGATGAAAACAAGCTGCGTTCCGGCATGTTGAGGGCTCTGGAAAAAAGACCGGTAGGCAGCGATGCTATTGAAGCGGCCATCAACAGGATCAAAAAAGAGCTGATGGCGAAAGGCGAACGTGAAGTGACTGCCAATGAGTTAGGGGAAAAAGTCATGCGAGAATTAAGCGAACTGGATCATGTCGCATTTGTCCGTTTTGCCTCTGTCTATCGCAGTTTTCAGGATATCAGTGAATTCACTGATATGATCAATCATCTACAAAAAAAGTGA
- a CDS encoding class II aldolase/adducin family protein — translation MNEPEGVIKFELHHAHAPLPAGIDLRPINAWRTLFHRLGLIGQNPERYDGYGFGNISFKSDNTMDQFIISGTQTGHLEALETEHYCMVTGTEIIKNRLTSTGLSKPSSEALTHASVYQQDPEIKAVIHVHSPELWIKTRELGLPYTPISVLYGSPEMAVAVKELFTGGQLDTCSIFSMQGHEDGIVAFGRSLEVAAWALINCWIKSKCIE, via the coding sequence ATGAACGAACCAGAAGGCGTTATCAAATTTGAGCTTCATCATGCTCATGCCCCTTTACCTGCCGGAATTGACCTGCGTCCTATTAATGCCTGGCGAACACTATTTCACCGGTTAGGACTGATCGGTCAAAACCCGGAAAGATACGACGGATACGGATTTGGCAATATCAGCTTCAAATCAGACAATACAATGGATCAATTCATTATTAGCGGCACTCAGACGGGGCATCTTGAAGCATTGGAAACTGAGCATTATTGCATGGTCACTGGCACTGAAATAATAAAGAACCGTTTAACCTCAACCGGTTTATCAAAACCGTCATCGGAAGCACTGACGCATGCCAGTGTTTATCAACAAGATCCTGAAATTAAAGCTGTAATTCATGTTCACAGTCCTGAGCTGTGGATAAAAACCAGAGAGTTAGGGCTTCCTTATACGCCGATTTCAGTTTTATACGGATCGCCGGAAATGGCCGTAGCGGTTAAAGAATTATTTACCGGCGGGCAACTGGACACTTGTTCAATATTCAGCATGCAAGGCCATGAAGACGGTATTGTTGCGTTCGGCCGATCTCTTGAAGTAGCGGCCTGGGCTCTGATAAATTGTTGGATTAAGTCGAAGTGCATTGAATAA
- the grxC gene encoding glutaredoxin 3: MPDIQIYTSTICPYCIMAKRLLDKKGVRYIEMNVDEKPELRLEMMQRTKRRTVPQIYIDNYHVGGYDDLYALEREKKLDNLLKIQ; this comes from the coding sequence ATGCCTGACATTCAAATTTATACATCGACGATCTGCCCTTATTGCATTATGGCCAAACGATTGCTGGATAAAAAAGGCGTTCGCTATATCGAAATGAATGTCGACGAAAAGCCTGAATTACGACTGGAAATGATGCAGCGAACTAAACGGCGAACCGTGCCTCAAATTTATATCGATAACTATCATGTAGGGGGTTACGACGATCTCTATGCATTGGAAAGGGAGAAAAAACTGGATAACCTGCTGAAGATTCAGTGA
- a CDS encoding PilZ domain-containing protein, which translates to MFQDRKEYRKNFTSSGQLYLGGEVLDFISHDVSVKGISIEVLPGLLLSCYEDFEACLAETSHAEIFVKDLMLTGEAEIIWLRQENGKTLIGLEFKDVIYNAEKIWLKRQYYRKQQHFSGYMLLKNKRIEFEGKNVSVDGLMIHLVQGDESLIPGVVVKLFSEALNIRALAKVCWVKSEITGQGLFMGLRYLSSE; encoded by the coding sequence ATGTTCCAAGATCGAAAAGAATATAGAAAAAACTTTACTTCTTCAGGGCAACTGTATTTAGGAGGAGAGGTGCTGGACTTTATCAGTCATGATGTGTCGGTCAAGGGCATTTCTATTGAAGTGTTACCAGGGCTGCTGCTGTCATGTTATGAAGATTTTGAAGCGTGTCTGGCCGAAACATCTCACGCTGAAATCTTCGTCAAAGATTTAATGCTGACGGGCGAAGCCGAAATAATCTGGCTTCGCCAGGAAAACGGCAAAACATTAATTGGGCTTGAATTTAAAGATGTCATTTATAACGCTGAAAAAATTTGGCTAAAAAGGCAATATTACCGGAAGCAACAACATTTTAGCGGTTATATGTTATTGAAAAACAAACGTATTGAGTTCGAGGGTAAAAATGTATCAGTGGATGGTCTGATGATTCATTTGGTACAGGGAGACGAAAGTTTAATACCCGGAGTGGTCGTTAAATTATTTTCCGAAGCTTTAAATATAAGAGCGCTGGCTAAGGTGTGCTGGGTAAAATCAGAAATTACCGGTCAAGGTCTGTTTATGGGCTTACGCTACTTGTCGAGCGAATAA
- a CDS encoding GGDEF domain-containing protein, producing MSIISSYNHTFEENSHYLRQIIQIMANHRISADPINYSVWYEYVTGKNKLLNQAIDNWRDKNQPFDQAFALELYKKFICSSSIEAFEKINNEFISLMNNTAQTVEASSLKASAATISFQEKSKLLENINSRDDLKQLLAEIVIETNGLTVTSQDLQSKLDKAKEEIEELRIELVQVKESASCDALTGLLNRGFFDTTLEHLVNKNKHTKMCLTLLDLDHFKKVNDTYGHLVGDKVLKFTAKLIKQHTEDAHFAARFGGEEMAIIMPDTHIQKALTVAENIRSTLEKSRLKRKDNSESIGVITVSIGIASLRPDDTVESLITRADEALYKAKGNGRNQVVLES from the coding sequence ATGTCCATTATTTCCAGTTATAACCATACATTCGAAGAAAACAGTCATTATTTACGACAGATCATACAGATAATGGCAAACCATAGAATATCTGCTGATCCTATTAATTATTCTGTTTGGTATGAATATGTAACCGGCAAAAATAAACTTTTAAATCAGGCTATTGATAACTGGCGAGATAAAAATCAACCGTTTGATCAGGCTTTTGCACTTGAACTGTATAAAAAATTTATTTGCAGCAGTTCGATAGAAGCCTTTGAAAAAATCAACAACGAATTTATCAGCTTAATGAATAACACGGCTCAAACTGTCGAAGCCTCGAGCTTAAAGGCATCAGCGGCAACAATCAGTTTTCAGGAAAAATCAAAGCTGCTTGAAAACATCAACAGCCGAGATGATCTTAAACAACTCCTAGCTGAAATCGTTATTGAAACGAATGGCCTGACGGTAACAAGTCAGGATTTACAATCAAAACTCGACAAAGCAAAAGAAGAAATAGAGGAATTACGCATTGAATTGGTCCAGGTTAAAGAAAGCGCATCCTGCGATGCATTAACAGGTTTGTTAAACAGAGGATTTTTTGACACAACTTTAGAGCATTTGGTTAATAAGAATAAACACACCAAGATGTGCTTAACGCTGCTTGATCTGGATCATTTTAAGAAAGTTAATGACACCTATGGTCACTTGGTCGGCGATAAAGTACTTAAATTTACTGCCAAATTAATCAAACAACACACAGAAGATGCCCATTTCGCAGCCCGATTCGGAGGAGAAGAAATGGCAATTATCATGCCTGACACACATATTCAAAAAGCATTAACAGTAGCCGAAAATATTAGATCCACTTTGGAAAAAAGCCGATTGAAACGAAAAGATAACAGCGAATCTATCGGCGTGATAACGGTATCGATTGGTATCGCCTCTTTGAGGCCTGATGATACTGTAGAAAGCCTTATCACGCGTGCTGATGAAGCCCTTTACAAAGCGAAGGGCAACGGCAGAAATCAGGTAGTTCTTGAATCATGA
- a CDS encoding O-succinylhomoserine sulfhydrylase yields METKKYLDETLAIRAGHNRTQEDEHSISIFTTSSYVFKSAREAALRFTGQQPGNIYSRFTNPTVNAFQQRLALMENGERCLAFASGMAAIMAVGMGLLKAGDHAVVSRSVFGNTVLMFQNYFGKFGVTTDFVDLTDLSAWEAAIKPNTRFLFLETPSNPLIEIADITKIAEIAHRNDCLLVVDNCFCTPALQKPLDMGADIIVHSATKYIDGHGRCVGGAIVASDEIIEKSIYPYLRTGGATMSPFNAWVFLSGLETLSIRMKAHCDNAFELANWLEHQESVEKVHYPGLAHHAQHELAKQQQKHFGGIVSFEVKGGQEKAWSLIDSTQLISITANLGDVKSTITHPATTTHGRLSPEARQAAGIKDSLVRISVGLENIEDIKNDLLPGLTNG; encoded by the coding sequence ATGGAAACAAAAAAGTACCTAGACGAAACACTGGCGATAAGAGCGGGGCATAACCGGACTCAAGAGGATGAGCACAGTATCTCTATATTTACCACGTCAAGTTATGTTTTTAAAAGTGCCCGGGAAGCGGCGTTAAGATTTACCGGTCAACAACCCGGAAATATTTATTCACGCTTCACAAATCCAACCGTTAATGCTTTTCAGCAAAGATTGGCACTGATGGAAAATGGTGAGCGCTGTTTGGCATTTGCATCAGGAATGGCTGCCATTATGGCGGTGGGTATGGGTTTATTAAAAGCCGGTGATCATGCCGTAGTATCCAGAAGTGTATTCGGCAATACCGTTTTAATGTTTCAAAATTATTTTGGAAAGTTCGGAGTAACAACAGACTTTGTCGATTTGACCGATTTATCGGCATGGGAGGCCGCAATAAAGCCGAACACCCGGTTTTTATTTTTGGAAACCCCTTCCAATCCTTTGATTGAAATAGCCGACATAACAAAAATTGCTGAAATAGCCCACAGGAACGACTGTTTACTGGTAGTAGATAACTGTTTTTGTACGCCTGCCCTTCAAAAGCCCCTGGATATGGGGGCTGATATTATCGTGCATTCTGCCACTAAATATATTGACGGGCATGGGCGTTGTGTCGGGGGCGCAATAGTTGCCAGTGATGAGATTATTGAAAAAAGCATTTATCCTTATCTGCGCACGGGCGGTGCGACGATGAGTCCATTCAATGCCTGGGTCTTTCTGAGCGGTCTTGAAACCTTGTCGATCCGAATGAAAGCACATTGTGATAATGCCTTTGAATTAGCTAACTGGCTGGAACACCAGGAAAGTGTTGAAAAAGTGCATTACCCCGGTCTTGCGCATCATGCCCAACATGAGTTGGCTAAGCAGCAGCAAAAGCATTTCGGAGGAATTGTCAGTTTTGAAGTAAAAGGCGGGCAAGAAAAAGCATGGTCATTGATTGACTCAACGCAACTGATTTCGATAACGGCCAATTTGGGGGATGTAAAATCGACAATAACGCATCCGGCAACCACGACTCACGGACGCTTGTCACCGGAAGCAAGACAGGCAGCCGGAATCAAGGACAGTCTGGTAAGAATTTCCGTTGGCTTGGAAAATATCGAAGATATCAAGAATGATTTGTTACCAGGCCTTACAAACGGTTAA
- the purF gene encoding amidophosphoribosyltransferase: MCGIAGIVSHRYVSQELYDALTVLQHRGQDAAGIVTCENGRLHLRKDNGLVRDVFSNSHMLKLKGNMGIGHVRYPTAGCTSSAEAQPFYVNSPFGLTLAHNGNLTNTEELKQALFVEDQRHINTDSDSEVLLNVFAHELQELKKLKLSVEDVFTAVTKVHERCRGAYAVVVMIAGVGILGFRDPHGIRPIVFGERKSESGSEFMIASENVALDVLGFDMIRDIEPGEAVFIEESGILHTKQCSALVDHCPCIFEYVYFARPDSIIDDIQVYKARLRMGEKLADKIIREWPDHDIDVVIPIPDTSRTAALQLANRLGVKFREGFIKNRYIGRTFIMPGQQMRKKSVRQKLNAIDLEFEGKNVLLVDDSIVRGTTSEQIILMARDAGAKKVYFASAAPPVRYPNVYGIDMPAARELIAHNRTEDEICQAIGADKVIYQDLDDLIEAVRRGNRNIKHFDTSCFSKEYITGDIDDAYLEKIEKLRNDGAQIMRNSENFIIGMQNSD; the protein is encoded by the coding sequence ATGTGTGGTATCGCCGGTATTGTTTCTCATCGTTATGTCAGTCAGGAATTATATGATGCTTTGACTGTGCTTCAGCACAGAGGCCAGGATGCAGCAGGAATTGTGACCTGCGAAAACGGCCGATTGCATCTGCGCAAAGACAATGGCTTAGTCAGAGATGTGTTCAGTAACAGTCACATGCTGAAACTAAAAGGAAATATGGGCATTGGCCATGTCCGTTACCCTACTGCCGGCTGCACAAGCTCTGCTGAAGCCCAACCTTTTTACGTTAATTCTCCTTTTGGTTTGACGTTGGCTCACAACGGCAATCTGACCAATACCGAAGAGTTGAAGCAGGCCTTGTTTGTTGAAGATCAGCGTCATATCAATACCGATTCGGATTCGGAAGTATTGTTAAATGTGTTTGCTCATGAACTTCAAGAGCTGAAAAAACTGAAGCTCAGTGTAGAAGATGTATTTACGGCAGTAACCAAGGTTCACGAACGATGCCGCGGTGCTTATGCGGTTGTGGTGATGATCGCCGGTGTCGGCATTCTGGGATTTCGGGACCCTCACGGTATAAGGCCTATTGTTTTTGGCGAGCGCAAATCCGAAAGCGGTTCGGAATTTATGATCGCCTCGGAAAACGTGGCTCTGGATGTTCTGGGTTTTGACATGATCAGAGATATTGAACCCGGTGAAGCGGTATTTATAGAGGAATCCGGCATTCTCCATACCAAGCAGTGCTCTGCCTTGGTGGACCACTGTCCGTGTATTTTTGAATATGTTTACTTTGCCCGGCCGGACTCCATTATTGACGATATTCAGGTGTATAAAGCCCGTCTTAGAATGGGGGAAAAGCTGGCCGATAAAATCATACGTGAATGGCCTGATCATGACATTGATGTTGTCATCCCCATCCCGGATACCAGCCGGACTGCCGCGCTGCAGTTAGCCAACCGCCTGGGCGTAAAGTTTCGCGAAGGATTCATTAAAAACCGGTACATAGGACGGACGTTTATCATGCCCGGCCAGCAAATGCGTAAAAAATCGGTTCGGCAGAAATTAAACGCTATCGATCTGGAATTTGAAGGTAAAAACGTATTATTGGTCGATGATTCCATTGTTAGAGGTACCACATCCGAACAGATTATTCTGATGGCGAGGGATGCAGGCGCTAAAAAAGTCTATTTTGCATCGGCGGCTCCGCCGGTCAGGTATCCTAATGTGTATGGAATCGATATGCCTGCCGCCCGGGAGTTGATCGCGCATAACCGCACCGAAGATGAGATTTGCCAGGCGATCGGCGCAGATAAAGTAATCTATCAGGATCTTGATGATTTAATTGAAGCAGTTAGACGCGGTAACCGTAATATCAAGCATTTTGATACATCCTGCTTCAGTAAAGAATATATCACCGGTGATATTGATGATGCCTATTTGGAAAAAATTGAAAAGCTGCGTAATGATGGTGCGCAAATAATGCGAAATTCAGAAAATTTCATTATTGGCATGCAGAATTCAGATTGA
- a CDS encoding CvpA family protein, which translates to MIWVDYTIIGLVGISLVMGLLRGILKEALALSMWVIGICIGLIFSSELSVWLQPAIELPIARIGMAFGILFFTTLLVGGVIELLLTELINKTGLTISDRFAGMIFGAGRGLVVVSLCIMLAGLTSLPEDPWWKESILIPPFQTLAIWIREHLPSGLAGYVNYH; encoded by the coding sequence ATGATCTGGGTTGATTACACCATTATTGGTTTGGTTGGTATTTCATTGGTGATGGGTCTTTTACGTGGAATTTTGAAAGAAGCGCTGGCACTTTCAATGTGGGTCATAGGGATTTGCATAGGACTGATTTTTAGCAGTGAGTTGTCAGTTTGGCTGCAACCGGCTATTGAACTGCCAATAGCAAGAATTGGCATGGCATTTGGTATCCTTTTTTTTACGACACTGTTAGTGGGCGGTGTTATTGAATTGCTGTTGACTGAATTAATTAACAAGACTGGACTTACGATTTCTGATCGTTTTGCAGGTATGATTTTTGGTGCAGGACGCGGTCTTGTTGTTGTCTCTTTATGTATTATGCTGGCGGGCTTAACCTCTTTACCGGAAGACCCCTGGTGGAAAGAATCCATTTTAATCCCCCCATTTCAAACATTGGCCATCTGGATCAGGGAACACCTTCCTTCCGGTTTGGCCGGCTATGTGAATTATCATTAA